One genomic window of Arachis stenosperma cultivar V10309 chromosome 10, arast.V10309.gnm1.PFL2, whole genome shotgun sequence includes the following:
- the LOC130958159 gene encoding general transcription factor IIH subunit 2 → MNNTVKRPLNGGVEDDDEDEADGADLEAWERTYAEDRSWESLQEDESGLLRPIDTTAIHHAQYRRRLRALASTAATARIQKGLIRYLYIVVDLSKAASETDLKPSRMAVIGRQVEAFIREFFDQNPLSHIGLVTIKDGIAHCLTELGGSPESHIKALMGKLECSGDASLQNALELVLGYLNQIPSYGHREVLILYSALSTCDPGDLMETIQKCKKSKIRCSVIGLAAEMFICKHLSQETGGTYSVALDESHLKELVLEHAPPPPAIAEYATANLIKMGFPQRAAESAVAICTCHEEARTGGGYTCPRCKVRVCELPTECRICGLTLISSPHLARSYHHLFPIVPFDEVSQTSQNGSSHNFSSDCFGCQQSLLSQGNKPGLSVTCPKCKQQFCLDCDIYIHESLHNCPGCESFRHSNSVTTAQ, encoded by the exons ATGAACAATACTGTTAAAAGACCACTTAATGGAGGGGTagaagatgatgatgaggatgaagcTGATGGTGCAGACCTTGAAGCCTGGGAGAGAACTTATGCAGAAGATAGATCATGGGAGTCTTTGCAAGAGGATGAATCTGGACTTCTTCGCCCCATAGATACTACAGCCATTCACCATGCCCAGTATCGCAGACGGCTTCGTGCCCTTGCTTCCACAGCAGCTACTGCTCGAATTCAGAAGGGTCTTATCCGTTACCTATACATTGTTGTTGACCTGTCCAAg GCAGCTTCAGAGACAGATTTAAAACCAAGTAGGATGGCTGTGATTGGAAGACAGGTTGAGGCATTTATCAGGGAGTTCTTTGATCAGAATCCACTTAGTCATATTGGTCTGGTGACCATAAAAGATGGGATTGCACATTGTTTAACAGAACTTGGAGGCAGTCCTGAGTCCCACATTAAAGCTTTGATGGGTAAACTGGAATGCTCAGGTGATGCTTCCCTGCAAAACGCGCTAGAGCTTGTTCTTGGCTATCTAAACCAAATTCCATCATATGGCCATCGAGAAGTTCTGATCTTATATTCAGCTCTTAGTACGTGTGATCCTGGTGACCTCATGGAAACCATCCAGAAATGCAAAAAGAGTAAAATAAGGTGTTCTGTCATTGGCCTTGCTGCTGAAATGTTCATATGCAAACATCTCAGCCAAGAAACTGGAGGAACTTACTCTGTTGCACTAGATGAG TCCCACCTGAAAGAGTTAGTTCTGGAGCATGCTCCACCACCTCCAGCAATAGCAGAGTATGCTACTGCTAATCTAATTAAGATGGGTTTTCCACAAAGAGCCGCCGAGAGTGCTGTTGCTATTTGTACATGTCATGAAGAGGCTAGGACAGGAGGAGGTTACACTTGTCCAAGATGCAAAGTTCGTGTTTGTGAGCTACCAACTGAATGTCGCATCTGTGGATTGACGCTTATCTCTTCACCCCATTTGGCAAGGTCATATCATCATCTTTTTCCAATAGTGCCATTTGATGAGGTCTCTCAAACATCTCAAAATGGTAGTAGTCACAATTTTTCCAGTGATTGTTTTGGCTGTCAACAAAGTCTTCTAAGTCAGG GAAACAAGCCAGGACTTTCTGTTACTTGCCCAAAATGCAAGCAACAATTTTGCCTCGATTGTGATATTTACATTCACGAGAGCTTACATAACTGCCCAGGCTGTGAGAGTTTCAGGCATTCTAATTCAGTAACCACTGCACAGTGA
- the LOC130955957 gene encoding transcription factor bHLH106, whose protein sequence is MDHNNSDLFQLLGAGSGAGGGYYPAAAMLMMDHHHQHQVSSDDNMSAIETEASHHHQQQDRALAALRNHKEAEKRRRERINSHLARLRTLLPCNSKTDKASLLAKVVQRVKELKQQTSEIITEFETLPSETDEISVLSTADGGHGGLIFKASLCCEDRSDLIPELIEILKSLHLKTLRAEMATLGGRTRNVLVVAADKEHNSIESIHFLQNSLRSLLERSGSADRSKRRRAMDRRFTPASS, encoded by the exons ATGGACCATAACAACTCTGACCTGTTCCAACTGCTTGGTGCCGGTTCCGGTGCCGGCGGTGGGTATTACCCGGCTGCTGCCATGTTGATGATggatcatcatcatcagcatCAGGTGTCCTCTGATGATAACATGAGCGCCATAGAGACAGAAGcctctcatcatcatcaacaacaaGATAGAGCACTCGCTGCCCTCAGAAACCACAAGGAAGCTGAGAAGAGACGCAGGGAGAGAATCAATTCCCACCTTGCTCGTCTTCGCACTCTTCTCCCTTGCAACTCCAAG ACAGATAAAGCATCGCTTCTTGCAAAGGTGGTGCAGAGAGTGAAAGAGTTAAAACAGCAAACATCAGAAATAATCACCGAATTCGAAACCCTACCCTCCGAAACAGACGAGATCAGCGTCCTGTCCACCGCAGACGGCGGCCACGGAGGGCTGATATTCAAGGCCTCCCTGTGCTGCGAGGACCGCTCCGATCTCATCCCGGAGCTCATAGAGATCCTCAAATCTCTGCACCTGAAGACGCTGAGGGCAGAAATGGCAACCCTAGGCGGAAGAACCCGCAACGTTCTGGTGGTTGCCGCCGACAAAGAACACAACAGCATAGAGTCCATTCATTTTCTTCAGAACTCGTTGAGGTCCTTGCTTGAACGCTCTGGTTCCGCCGATCGCTCCAAACGACGCCGTGCCATGGATCGAAGATTCACGCCTGCTTCATCATGA